In the genome of Ananas comosus cultivar F153 linkage group 11, ASM154086v1, whole genome shotgun sequence, one region contains:
- the LOC109717104 gene encoding uncharacterized protein LOC109717104 — MHAGSLSTDPIDFTYICLIPKKEGVERANDYRPISLLNGIQKILSKVLANCLERVMEDLISPSQSAFLKGRNITNAFATVSELISWGTKTAVEGVGVKLSPLFSRPDMLSLFIILKFCGTLVAVIVYGYTFCRPQSCAPL, encoded by the exons ATGCACGCAGGGAGTCTCTCTACCGATCCCATTGACTTTACGTACATTTGTTTAATTCCTAAAAAGGAGGGGGTTGAACGGGCCAACGACTATCGACCTATTAGCCTGTTGAACGGGATCCAAAAGATCCTATCTAAGGTCCTGGCCAACTGCCTTGAGCGGGTCATGGAGGACCTTATATCCCCTTCTCAGTCGGCTTTCTTGAAAGGAAGGAACATCACAAACGCCTTCGCGACGGTGTCTGAACTTATTAGCTGGGGCACCAAGACGGCTGTGGAGGGGGTAGGGGTCAAG CTGTCGCCCCTGTTCTCGCGCCCTGACATGCTTTCCCTCTTCATCATTCTCAAATTTTGCGGCACCCTCGTCGCCGTCATTGTCTATGGCTACACATTTTGTCGTCCACAGTCATGCGCTCCGCTATAG